A stretch of [Clostridium] innocuum DNA encodes these proteins:
- a CDS encoding PTS system mannose/fructose/sorbose family transporter subunit IID yields the protein MSNAVMNKKELSKKDLVKAWALVYSSETCYNYERLQALGNTNMMITVVKKLYDTKEEQVEALKTYMEFFNTEPSWIGTVIHGITVSMEEQKANGADISGEDINALRTGLMGPMAGIGDTVSQAVVYPILAGICCSLALDGNFAGPILFEIVYKVLMIGCGYTCFMLGYKQGKQAIFKLLQSGTLNKITEAFSIIGLTVVGNMAYSRINVICPAKFKVGEVKIVVQDIFNQLLPGAIPLVIALFVWWMVKKKMNPTLIIAVIFVIGIAASLLGLLSVGA from the coding sequence ATGAGCAACGCCGTTATGAATAAAAAAGAACTGAGCAAAAAAGATCTTGTCAAAGCATGGGCATTGGTCTATTCCAGTGAAACCTGCTACAACTATGAGCGTCTGCAGGCACTGGGTAATACAAATATGATGATTACTGTGGTGAAGAAGCTGTATGATACAAAGGAAGAACAGGTGGAAGCTCTGAAAACCTATATGGAATTCTTCAATACTGAGCCATCCTGGATTGGTACGGTTATTCACGGTATTACCGTATCTATGGAGGAACAGAAGGCAAACGGTGCGGATATCAGCGGTGAAGACATCAATGCGCTGCGTACCGGTCTGATGGGACCGATGGCCGGTATCGGTGATACGGTATCACAGGCGGTTGTATATCCGATTTTGGCCGGTATCTGCTGTAGTCTGGCACTGGATGGAAATTTCGCAGGACCGATCCTGTTTGAAATCGTTTATAAGGTGCTGATGATCGGCTGTGGCTACACCTGCTTCATGCTGGGCTACAAACAGGGGAAACAGGCAATTTTCAAGCTTCTGCAAAGCGGTACGCTGAATAAGATTACAGAGGCATTCTCTATCATCGGTCTTACGGTTGTCGGTAACATGGCATATTCCAGAATCAATGTTATCTGCCCGGCGAAATTCAAAGTGGGTGAGGTAAAAATTGTCGTACAGGATATCTTCAACCAGCTGCTGCCGGGGGCCATCCCTCTTGTCATAGCATTGTTTGTATGGTGGATGGTAAAGAAGAAAATGAATCCAACCTTGATTATCGCAGTTATCTTCGTCATCGGTATTGCGGCATCCCTGCTGGGACTGCTGAGTGTAGGAGCCTAA
- a CDS encoding PTS sugar transporter subunit IIC, giving the protein MLIQAILVALLATGSQWWFSHLITRTWLYPIWSGFLTGVIMGEPVLGMQAAAYIQLTYLGWITAGGSMPGNLMVAGIYGTALTILSGADPKLAVSFAVTLSLLGILINQAYMTLNSVWVHRADKYLEDGNLKGVRLMNYVPSGILSFVLYGIPVMMMILYGAQWAQDTLAMIPQWLVDALNLVGAIMPALGIAMLLNYLGKKKLIAFFFFGFFATVYLKLDTMSLFIFSAVIAAVMYFFSRDREEGGA; this is encoded by the coding sequence ATGCTAATTCAAGCTATCTTAGTAGCGCTGCTTGCTACAGGCAGTCAGTGGTGGTTTTCACACCTTATCACAAGAACATGGTTATATCCGATCTGGTCCGGATTCCTTACAGGTGTCATTATGGGAGAGCCTGTTCTCGGTATGCAGGCAGCTGCCTATATTCAGCTGACCTATCTTGGCTGGATCACAGCCGGAGGCTCTATGCCTGGAAACCTGATGGTCGCAGGTATTTACGGTACTGCTCTGACGATTCTGTCCGGAGCTGATCCGAAGCTGGCTGTCAGCTTTGCTGTAACATTGTCATTGCTTGGTATTCTGATCAATCAGGCGTATATGACGCTGAATTCTGTCTGGGTACACCGTGCCGATAAATATCTGGAAGACGGCAACCTGAAGGGTGTGCGTCTGATGAACTATGTACCTTCCGGTATTCTGTCCTTTGTATTATACGGTATTCCGGTAATGATGATGATTCTGTACGGGGCACAGTGGGCACAGGATACACTTGCCATGATTCCGCAGTGGCTCGTTGATGCATTGAATCTGGTTGGTGCGATCATGCCGGCGCTTGGTATTGCAATGCTGTTGAATTATCTGGGAAAGAAAAAGCTGATTGCATTCTTCTTCTTCGGTTTCTTCGCAACGGTATATCTGAAGCTGGACACCATGTCACTGTTTATATTCTCTGCCGTCATTGCAGCAGTGATGTACTTCTTTAGCAGAGATCGGGAAGAAGGAGGAGCATAA
- a CDS encoding MurR/RpiR family transcriptional regulator, giving the protein MIIQISKEVYDNLSDSEQQVINYLNENEASIPLMSITTIAEKTFTSPATVSRTIQKCGFRGISELRYKISKRAEHTDDSYVVNKVLNKSYKECVKTIDNICVTNILKIIEYVKAAEKIFIYARGFTALVADELCMQLQLLGYNALVVKDVTWMVKTDKLVNANDLVIILSVMNTTPELASSARMAKRTGAKVVTCCCKEGTPLERYSDVSIIGYAETITSNKTITVISRIPLYIITRTIVEYLTL; this is encoded by the coding sequence ATGATAATACAAATAAGCAAAGAGGTCTATGATAATCTTTCTGATTCGGAACAACAGGTAATCAACTATCTGAACGAAAACGAAGCCAGCATTCCGCTGATGTCTATCACGACGATTGCGGAGAAAACGTTTACCTCTCCAGCAACTGTTTCACGTACCATACAGAAATGCGGCTTTCGCGGGATTTCCGAGCTGCGCTATAAAATCAGCAAGCGTGCTGAGCATACCGATGATTCCTATGTCGTTAATAAAGTTTTGAACAAGTCCTACAAGGAATGTGTAAAGACGATTGACAATATCTGCGTGACCAATATACTCAAAATTATCGAGTACGTTAAAGCTGCGGAGAAAATTTTCATTTATGCTCGGGGATTCACTGCACTGGTTGCGGATGAGCTTTGCATGCAGCTGCAGCTGCTCGGCTACAATGCGCTTGTGGTAAAGGATGTAACATGGATGGTGAAAACCGATAAGCTGGTGAATGCAAATGATCTTGTCATCATTCTCTCTGTCATGAACACCACGCCGGAGCTTGCGAGCAGTGCACGGATGGCGAAACGGACAGGCGCAAAGGTTGTGACCTGCTGCTGTAAGGAAGGCACTCCGCTGGAGCGCTATTCGGATGTAAGCATCATCGGTTATGCGGAAACCATCACCAGCAATAAAACGATTACCGTGATTTCCAGGATACCGCTGTATATCATCACACGAACGATTGTCGAATATCTGACTCTGTAA
- a CDS encoding alcohol dehydrogenase catalytic domain-containing protein: MEKEMRCAVFTKQRTVELQHFPIPEVEDDKILVRIEACGICTWEQRVFTGRIPAKYPLIGGHEAAGRIAAVGKAVRGDWSIGQRVIVGVTLPCRSCYYCKQHEEQSCLNFNTDQILSGQPYPGTGGFSEYMMAVPYSIFPYEHITPQEACICEPVSCVLHSVETVDPQFGDTCVIIGAGIMGLLHVQLCVKKGCLVIVTDMDEERLKLAKTMGAQYTINPHREHAEKRILELTHSRKAQVVFDTTPAAAVVEEACRYVGNTGKLMIYSGIYPNKPVQLDAHWIHKGSIQILGTANSNDRDFMRAAVMISEGILDVKPFISNVFAVENAQQALESSCQGNTFRNIITFDEQS, translated from the coding sequence ATGGAAAAAGAAATGCGGTGTGCCGTATTTACAAAGCAGAGAACAGTGGAGCTTCAGCACTTTCCGATTCCGGAGGTGGAGGATGATAAAATACTGGTCAGAATTGAAGCCTGCGGTATCTGTACATGGGAGCAAAGGGTGTTTACAGGGAGAATTCCTGCAAAGTATCCGCTGATCGGCGGGCATGAAGCAGCAGGAAGAATTGCCGCGGTGGGAAAGGCGGTTCGCGGTGACTGGAGCATCGGACAGAGGGTGATTGTCGGTGTCACACTTCCCTGCCGTTCCTGCTATTACTGTAAACAGCATGAGGAGCAGAGCTGTTTGAACTTCAATACCGATCAGATACTCAGCGGACAGCCCTACCCCGGTACCGGCGGGTTCAGTGAATATATGATGGCGGTACCCTACAGCATATTTCCCTACGAACATATAACACCGCAGGAGGCCTGCATCTGTGAACCGGTTTCCTGTGTTCTTCACAGTGTAGAAACTGTCGATCCGCAGTTCGGAGATACCTGCGTTATCATCGGAGCCGGTATCATGGGACTTCTGCATGTCCAGCTGTGCGTGAAAAAGGGATGTCTTGTAATTGTTACCGATATGGACGAGGAACGTCTAAAGCTTGCGAAAACCATGGGGGCGCAGTATACGATCAATCCACACAGGGAGCATGCGGAGAAACGCATTCTGGAGCTGACACACAGCAGAAAAGCACAGGTGGTATTCGACACAACACCTGCCGCAGCTGTTGTGGAAGAGGCCTGCCGTTATGTCGGCAATACCGGCAAGCTGATGATTTACAGCGGTATCTACCCAAACAAACCCGTACAGCTGGATGCCCACTGGATTCATAAGGGCAGTATTCAGATTCTGGGAACTGCAAATTCCAACGACCGCGACTTTATGCGTGCTGCAGTCATGATTTCAGAAGGTATTCTGGATGTAAAGCCCTTTATCAGCAATGTCTTTGCTGTGGAAAACGCACAGCAGGCGCTGGAGTCATCCTGCCAGGGAAACACGTTTCGTAATATTATCACATTCGACGAACAGTCATAA
- a CDS encoding class II fructose-bisphosphate aldolase gives MLVTTKELLCVANAENKAIGAFNITGLETLQAVLQAAESRKEPVILQFAQVHEEEQIISLNIIGPIMVMMADQATIPVAVHLDHGVDLHILKKALDMGFTSIMFDGSSLPYGENIAYTRMAVSMAQEYGASVEAEIGQMAGITLNDRKITENRKVDRRMFTDPLIAQDFVEKTGVDCLACAFGTVHGLYTTKPCLDYDLVKELDAAIGVPIVMHGGSGVSEADYDIVIENGVRKVNYYTYMAKSGGEAARAYASASDIVYFHDIANTAIAAMRSNVEEALRIFAHHRED, from the coding sequence ATGCTGGTTACTACAAAAGAACTGCTCTGTGTCGCAAATGCAGAGAATAAGGCGATTGGAGCCTTTAACATCACCGGTCTGGAAACGCTGCAGGCTGTATTGCAGGCAGCTGAAAGCAGAAAAGAACCTGTGATTCTGCAATTTGCACAGGTTCATGAGGAGGAACAAATTATTAGTCTGAATATCATCGGCCCTATTATGGTCATGATGGCTGATCAGGCAACGATTCCGGTTGCCGTACATCTCGACCATGGTGTAGATCTTCATATTCTGAAAAAAGCACTGGACATGGGATTTACCTCAATCATGTTCGACGGTTCCTCGCTGCCCTATGGAGAAAATATCGCATATACAAGGATGGCTGTCAGTATGGCGCAGGAATACGGAGCCAGTGTGGAGGCGGAAATCGGTCAGATGGCTGGGATTACCCTCAACGATCGGAAAATAACAGAAAACCGCAAGGTGGATCGAAGGATGTTTACCGATCCTCTGATTGCACAGGATTTTGTAGAAAAGACCGGTGTTGACTGCCTGGCATGTGCATTTGGCACCGTGCACGGACTATACACGACGAAGCCCTGTCTGGACTATGATCTGGTAAAGGAGCTGGATGCGGCAATCGGTGTCCCCATTGTTATGCATGGCGGCAGCGGTGTCAGCGAGGCAGATTATGATATCGTGATTGAAAACGGTGTACGCAAGGTCAACTACTATACCTATATGGCGAAAAGCGGAGGGGAAGCAGCGAGAGCATATGCATCTGCTTCTGATATTGTTTACTTCCATGATATAGCAAATACGGCAATAGCGGCAATGCGCAGTAATGTGGAGGAAGCACTCCGCATCTTTGCGCACCACAGGGAGGACTGA
- a CDS encoding zinc-dependent alcohol dehydrogenase family protein, with product MKAAVYFGRHDVRITDFKEPPLTDTGVKIAVSYCGLCGTDLHKYDGKGGSRPVIPPVVLGHEASGVIVETGKSVSKFQVGERVCVDPNWSCGHCACCQEGMTHMCENSRGVVKGFAQYICPPQENVYPIPDSLSLKHAALAEPLSCCLHGMDLLDVHLGDHVLIVGMGAIGSMMVQLCRLAGAAHIVVVEPQREKKELAVKLGATMFLSPDDDVIGILQQEQLHISRVMECVGLKATIEDAFRYAGKCATVVLFGLGDPQHPAVFDQYSAFQKELTIKTSFVNPHTTQRAINLLSTKAIDCDAIISRIMPLEDVVEELRTQEWFRKGKVIVKIGGDMEER from the coding sequence ATGAAAGCAGCTGTATATTTTGGACGCCATGATGTCCGAATCACTGATTTCAAAGAACCGCCTTTAACTGATACAGGCGTTAAGATTGCTGTTTCCTACTGCGGGCTGTGCGGTACCGATTTACACAAATATGATGGAAAGGGTGGGTCACGTCCTGTGATTCCTCCTGTTGTACTTGGTCATGAGGCGAGCGGTGTGATTGTGGAAACAGGAAAAAGTGTGAGTAAATTTCAGGTTGGTGAGCGCGTCTGCGTTGACCCTAACTGGAGCTGTGGCCATTGTGCCTGCTGTCAGGAGGGAATGACACACATGTGTGAGAATAGTCGTGGAGTTGTGAAAGGCTTTGCACAGTACATCTGTCCTCCGCAGGAAAATGTATATCCGATTCCGGATTCGCTGTCTCTTAAGCATGCAGCGCTCGCTGAACCGCTATCATGCTGTCTGCACGGCATGGATTTGCTGGATGTACATCTTGGAGATCATGTTCTCATCGTGGGTATGGGGGCAATCGGTTCCATGATGGTACAGCTGTGCCGTCTTGCAGGAGCTGCCCATATCGTTGTAGTAGAGCCACAGCGTGAAAAAAAAGAGCTGGCGGTAAAGCTTGGCGCAACCATGTTTTTATCACCCGATGATGATGTTATCGGTATCCTGCAGCAGGAACAGCTTCATATAAGCAGGGTCATGGAATGTGTGGGATTAAAAGCAACCATCGAAGATGCCTTCCGATATGCAGGAAAATGTGCAACTGTCGTGCTGTTTGGTTTAGGTGATCCACAGCATCCGGCTGTTTTTGATCAGTACAGTGCGTTCCAAAAGGAGCTTACCATTAAAACAAGCTTTGTCAATCCGCATACAACTCAGCGTGCAATCAATCTGTTGTCCACAAAAGCCATAGACTGTGATGCCATCATAAGCCGAATTATGCCGCTAGAGGATGTTGTGGAGGAGCTGCGGACACAGGAGTGGTTCCGCAAGGGAAAGGTCATTGTAAAAATCGGCGGGGATATGGAAGAACGCTGA
- a CDS encoding PTS sugar transporter subunit IIA has protein sequence MVDNIYVIEGNPVSWKEAIQMTADELYKNGCVEADFYQNCIKREQMYPTGLATLVPVAIPHAESCCSIHKNGICLLRLATPVSFHRMDNTQEELPVDFVLNLAVMDGAVQLRALQNTINLFQDKEFQSDIRKLKLQQLKKVFVDKWKPES, from the coding sequence ATGGTAGACAACATTTATGTAATAGAAGGGAATCCTGTTTCATGGAAAGAGGCTATTCAGATGACTGCTGATGAGTTATATAAGAACGGGTGTGTGGAAGCTGACTTTTATCAGAATTGTATTAAAAGGGAGCAAATGTATCCTACCGGATTAGCAACACTGGTGCCGGTGGCAATACCCCATGCGGAGTCCTGCTGCAGCATACATAAGAATGGTATTTGTTTATTAAGATTGGCAACACCGGTATCCTTTCATCGAATGGATAATACACAGGAAGAGCTTCCGGTAGATTTTGTTTTGAATTTGGCGGTGATGGACGGTGCAGTTCAGCTTCGTGCTTTGCAAAATACGATAAATCTGTTTCAGGATAAAGAATTTCAGTCGGATATCAGAAAACTAAAGCTGCAGCAATTAAAAAAAGTGTTTGTAGATAAATGGAAACCGGAGAGCTGA